The following are encoded together in the Streptomyces sp. NBC_01465 genome:
- the pyk gene encoding pyruvate kinase, with translation MRRSKIVCTLGPAVDSHEQLVSLIEAGMSVARFNFSHGTHEEHQGRYDRVRAAATETGRAVGVLADLQGPKIRLAKFAEGPVELVRGDEFTITAEDVPGDKSICGTTYKGLPGDVSKGDPILINDGNVELKVIAVDGPRVKTIVIEGGVISDHKGINLPGAAVNVPALSEKDIEDLRFALKMGCDMVALSFVRDANDVKDVHKVMDEEGRRVPVIAKVEKPQAVANMEGVVMAFDAVMVARGDLAVEYPLEKVPMVQKRLVEMCRRNAKPVIVATQMMESMITNSRPTRAEASDVANAILDGADAVMLSAESSVGAYPIETVKTMSRIVEAAEEELLSKGLQPLVPGKKPRTQGGSVARAACEIADFLDAKALVAFTESGDTARRLSRYRACQPILAFTTSESTRNQLALSWGVETHVVGHVDSTDEMVDLVDGELLKLQRYSNGDTMIITAGSPPGVPGTTNMVRVHHLGGGQRD, from the coding sequence ATGCGCCGTTCCAAAATCGTCTGCACCCTGGGTCCCGCCGTCGACTCTCACGAGCAACTCGTCTCGTTGATCGAGGCCGGCATGAGCGTGGCCCGCTTCAACTTCAGCCACGGCACCCATGAGGAGCACCAGGGCCGTTACGACCGCGTCCGCGCGGCCGCCACCGAGACGGGCCGTGCGGTGGGCGTGCTCGCCGACCTCCAGGGCCCCAAGATCCGTCTGGCGAAGTTCGCCGAGGGTCCCGTCGAGCTCGTCCGGGGCGACGAGTTCACGATCACCGCCGAGGACGTCCCCGGTGACAAGTCGATCTGCGGCACGACCTACAAGGGTCTGCCGGGCGACGTCTCCAAGGGCGACCCGATCCTGATCAACGACGGCAACGTCGAGCTCAAGGTGATCGCGGTCGACGGCCCGCGGGTCAAGACGATCGTCATCGAGGGCGGTGTCATCTCCGACCACAAGGGCATCAACCTGCCCGGCGCGGCGGTCAATGTCCCGGCCCTGTCCGAGAAGGACATCGAGGACCTGCGCTTCGCGCTGAAGATGGGCTGCGACATGGTCGCCCTGTCCTTCGTGCGCGACGCCAACGACGTCAAGGACGTCCACAAGGTGATGGACGAGGAGGGCCGCCGGGTCCCCGTCATCGCCAAGGTCGAGAAGCCGCAGGCCGTCGCCAACATGGAGGGCGTCGTCATGGCGTTCGACGCCGTGATGGTGGCCCGTGGTGACCTGGCCGTCGAGTATCCGCTCGAGAAGGTCCCGATGGTGCAGAAGCGCCTCGTGGAGATGTGCCGCCGCAACGCCAAGCCGGTGATCGTCGCGACCCAGATGATGGAGTCGATGATCACCAACTCCCGTCCCACGCGCGCCGAGGCCTCCGACGTGGCCAACGCGATCCTGGACGGTGCGGACGCGGTCATGCTCTCCGCGGAGTCCTCGGTCGGTGCGTACCCGATCGAGACCGTCAAGACGATGTCCCGCATCGTCGAGGCGGCCGAGGAGGAGCTGCTCTCCAAGGGGCTGCAGCCGCTCGTCCCGGGCAAGAAGCCGCGCACGCAGGGCGGTTCGGTCGCCCGTGCGGCCTGCGAGATCGCGGACTTCCTGGACGCCAAGGCCCTGGTCGCCTTCACCGAGTCCGGTGACACCGCCCGCCGCCTGTCGCGCTACCGCGCCTGCCAGCCGATCCTGGCCTTCACGACCTCCGAGTCGACCCGCAACCAGCTCGCGCTGAGCTGGGGCGTCGAGACGCACGTGGTCGGTCACGTGGACTCCACGGACGAGATGGTCGACCTGGTCGACGGCGAGCTGCTGAAGCTCCAGCGCTACAGCAACGGCGACACCATGATCATCACCGCCGGTTCGCCTCCCGGTGTCCCCGGCACCACGAACATGGTCCGGGTGCACCACCTGGGCGGCGGCCAGCGCGACTAG
- the pta gene encoding phosphate acetyltransferase produces MTRSVYVTGIDRGDGRQVIELGVMELLTRQVDRVGVFRPLVHDGPDRLFDLLRARYRLAQDPSTVYGLDYHEASTIQAEQGTDELVSRLVDRFHQVARAYEVVLVLGTDYAGTQLPDELALNARLANEFGASVIPVVGGKGQTSESVRAETRNAYRAYEALGCDVLTMVVNRVVPEDRDEIAERLEARLPVPCAVLPDEPALSAPTVSQINHALGGTVLLGDDAGLARDALDFVFGGAMLPKFLSALTPGCLVVTPGDRADLVVGSLAAHSAGTPPIAGVLLTLDERPGEAILKLADRLAPGTPVIAVSGGSFPTAAELFALEGKLNAATPRKAETALGLFERYVDTADLLGRLSVARSGRVTPMMFEHELLETARADKRRVVLPEGAEDRVLRAADVLLRRGVCDITLLGDVDAVRKKAADLGIDLSAADIIDPQTSELRQRFAEVYAQLRAHKGVTVELAFDVVADVSYFGTLMVQEGLADGMVSGAVHSTAATIRPAFEIIKTKPDASIVSSVFFMCLADKVLVYGDCAVNPDPNAEQLADIAVQAAATAAQFGVDPRIAMLSYSTGTSGSGADVDKVRQATELVRATRPDLRIEGPIQYDAAVEPSVAATKMPESEVAGQASVLIFPDLNTGNNTYKAVQRSAGAVAVGPVLQGLRKPVNDLSRGALVQDIVNTVAITAIQAQAQSQTEGVTA; encoded by the coding sequence GTGACGCGCAGCGTGTACGTGACCGGGATCGACCGGGGAGACGGCCGACAGGTCATCGAGCTGGGAGTCATGGAGCTCCTCACCCGTCAGGTGGACCGGGTGGGCGTCTTCCGCCCACTCGTGCACGACGGCCCGGACCGCCTCTTCGATCTGCTCCGCGCCCGCTACCGCCTCGCCCAGGACCCTTCGACCGTCTACGGGCTCGACTATCACGAGGCGTCCACGATCCAGGCCGAGCAGGGCACGGACGAGCTGGTCTCGCGTCTGGTGGACCGGTTCCACCAGGTGGCGCGCGCGTACGAGGTGGTGCTGGTCCTGGGTACGGACTACGCCGGCACCCAGCTCCCCGACGAGCTGGCGCTCAACGCACGCCTGGCGAACGAGTTCGGCGCCTCCGTGATCCCCGTGGTCGGCGGCAAGGGCCAGACGTCGGAGTCCGTACGGGCCGAGACGCGCAACGCGTACCGCGCGTACGAGGCCCTCGGCTGCGACGTCCTCACCATGGTCGTCAACCGGGTCGTCCCCGAGGACCGCGACGAGATCGCCGAGCGCCTGGAGGCCCGTCTGCCGGTGCCCTGCGCGGTGCTCCCCGACGAGCCCGCCCTCTCGGCGCCGACGGTCTCGCAGATCAACCACGCCCTCGGCGGAACGGTTCTGCTCGGCGACGACGCCGGCCTCGCCCGTGACGCGCTGGACTTCGTCTTCGGCGGCGCGATGCTCCCGAAGTTCCTCAGCGCCCTGACCCCCGGCTGCCTCGTCGTCACCCCGGGCGACCGCGCCGACCTGGTCGTCGGCTCGCTCGCCGCGCACAGCGCGGGCACCCCGCCCATCGCGGGCGTCCTCCTCACCCTGGACGAACGCCCCGGCGAGGCGATCCTCAAGCTCGCCGACCGCCTGGCCCCCGGCACCCCGGTCATCGCGGTCTCGGGGGGCTCCTTCCCCACCGCGGCCGAACTCTTCGCGCTGGAAGGGAAGTTGAACGCCGCGACCCCCCGCAAGGCGGAGACGGCGCTCGGTCTCTTCGAGCGGTACGTCGACACGGCCGACCTCCTCGGCCGCCTCTCGGTGGCCCGCAGCGGCCGCGTCACCCCGATGATGTTCGAGCACGAACTCCTGGAGACGGCCCGCGCGGACAAGCGCCGTGTCGTCCTCCCCGAGGGCGCCGAGGACCGCGTCCTGCGCGCCGCCGACGTCCTGCTGCGCCGCGGCGTCTGCGACATCACGCTGCTCGGCGACGTCGACGCCGTACGGAAGAAGGCCGCCGACCTGGGCATCGACCTCTCCGCGGCCGACATCATCGACCCGCAGACCTCCGAACTGCGCCAGCGTTTCGCCGAGGTCTACGCCCAGCTCCGCGCCCACAAGGGCGTCACGGTCGAGCTGGCCTTCGACGTCGTCGCCGACGTCTCGTACTTCGGCACGCTGATGGTCCAGGAGGGCCTGGCCGACGGCATGGTCTCGGGCGCGGTGCACTCCACCGCGGCGACCATCCGCCCCGCCTTCGAGATCATCAAGACGAAGCCGGACGCCTCGATCGTCTCGTCGGTGTTCTTCATGTGCCTGGCCGACAAGGTCCTCGTGTACGGGGACTGCGCGGTCAACCCGGACCCGAACGCCGAGCAGCTCGCGGACATCGCCGTCCAGGCGGCGGCCACCGCGGCCCAGTTCGGCGTGGACCCCCGGATCGCGATGCTCTCGTACTCGACCGGGACCTCGGGTTCGGGCGCGGACGTCGACAAGGTCAGGCAGGCGACGGAGCTGGTGCGCGCCACCCGGCCGGATCTGCGGATCGAGGGCCCGATCCAGTACGACGCCGCCGTGGAGCCCTCCGTCGCGGCCACCAAGATGCCGGAGTCCGAGGTCGCCGGGCAGGCCAGCGTGCTGATCTTCCCGGACCTCAACACCGGCAACAACACCTACAAGGCCGTGCAGCGCTCGGCCGGCGCGGTCGCGGTCGGCCCGGTCCTTCAGGGGCTGCGCAAGCCGGTCAACGACCTCTCGCGCGGCGCACTCGTCCAGGACATCGTCAACACGGTCGCGATCACCGCGATCCAGGCACAGGCGCAGAGCCAGACCGAGGGAGTCACCGCATGA
- a CDS encoding carbohydrate ABC transporter permease, translated as MKSTLDGGGAADTRPAAGGRQAKRPRTPAETARRRKQLITITRPWLLLTPALVVLAALLLWPLIQVGKLSLQDYEVKFGGGVGTWTGFDHYTDLLSSSLLWKTVLPNTVFFAVACVGLTVVLGTLVALLLNRLGTVWRYICSTAIMAAWAMPAVTGTYVWIWLFQPEDGMFSKLAGTLGLIDPETTNWFTERLPFYAIATLNVVHHGFPFVAITIFAGLLTIPKELYEAGMLDGASAWQRFWNITVPTIKPVFLVVTILSTIWDFKVFTQIYIMPGGSGSNEDVYNLGVFSYNQAFAQNDYGTGSAAAILLTILLLAITVVYIRTLFKQGEEDL; from the coding sequence GTGAAGAGCACTCTCGACGGCGGCGGGGCGGCAGACACTCGCCCCGCCGCCGGCGGGCGTCAGGCGAAGCGTCCCCGTACGCCCGCCGAAACCGCCCGCCGCCGCAAGCAGTTGATCACCATCACCCGCCCCTGGCTCCTCCTCACCCCCGCCCTGGTGGTCCTGGCCGCGCTTCTGCTGTGGCCGCTCATCCAGGTCGGAAAGCTGTCCCTGCAGGACTACGAGGTGAAGTTCGGCGGCGGCGTCGGCACCTGGACCGGCTTCGACCACTACACGGACCTGCTCTCCAGCTCACTCCTCTGGAAGACGGTCCTGCCCAACACGGTCTTCTTCGCCGTCGCCTGCGTCGGCCTGACCGTCGTGCTCGGCACCCTGGTCGCCCTGCTGCTCAACCGGCTCGGCACGGTGTGGCGTTACATCTGCTCCACCGCGATCATGGCCGCCTGGGCCATGCCGGCCGTCACCGGGACGTACGTCTGGATCTGGCTGTTCCAGCCGGAGGACGGCATGTTCAGCAAGCTCGCCGGCACGCTGGGCCTGATCGACCCGGAGACCACCAACTGGTTCACCGAGCGGCTGCCGTTCTACGCGATCGCCACGCTCAACGTGGTCCACCACGGCTTCCCGTTCGTCGCGATCACGATCTTCGCCGGGCTCCTGACCATTCCCAAGGAGCTGTACGAGGCCGGGATGCTGGACGGCGCGAGCGCCTGGCAGCGGTTCTGGAACATCACCGTTCCGACCATCAAGCCGGTCTTCCTCGTGGTGACCATCCTGTCGACCATCTGGGACTTCAAGGTCTTCACGCAGATCTACATCATGCCCGGCGGCAGCGGGTCCAACGAGGACGTCTACAACCTGGGCGTCTTCTCGTACAACCAGGCTTTCGCGCAGAACGACTACGGCACGGGATCGGCCGCGGCCATCCTGCTGACCATCCTTCTGCTCGCCATCACCGTCGTGTACATCCGCACGCTCTTCAAGCAAGGGGAGGAGGACCTGTGA
- a CDS encoding carbohydrate ABC transporter permease, which produces MSRPSTASRIGLGAAVTALLVFTLFPVYWMVSTALDPKAVTRGADVLPSGLSFEHFRYVFKEGNFGTYLLNSALVGLGTIVAAAVLSLLAAVAVARFKFRFRTSVLVMVLIVQMVPLEALVIPLYLQMRDYDLLDSLLGLTIVYIALSLPFAIWTLRGFVQTVPKEVEEAAYIDGCSWPRMFWSVLLPLVAPGLVATSVFAFITAWNEFVFAYTFMKGADNYTAAVGIYQFFGENSTAWGPVMASSTLVTVPVLIFFVIVQRRLASGLAAGAVKG; this is translated from the coding sequence GTGAGCCGCCCGTCGACCGCATCCCGCATCGGCCTCGGCGCAGCCGTCACCGCCCTGCTGGTCTTCACCCTGTTCCCCGTCTACTGGATGGTCTCCACCGCGCTCGACCCCAAGGCGGTCACGCGCGGCGCCGACGTCCTGCCCAGCGGCCTCAGCTTCGAGCACTTCCGGTACGTCTTCAAAGAGGGCAACTTCGGTACGTACCTGCTCAATTCGGCGCTCGTCGGCCTCGGTACGATCGTGGCCGCGGCCGTCCTCTCCCTCCTCGCGGCAGTCGCGGTCGCCCGCTTCAAGTTCCGCTTCCGCACCTCGGTCCTCGTCATGGTGCTGATCGTGCAGATGGTCCCGCTGGAGGCGCTGGTCATCCCGCTCTACCTCCAGATGCGGGACTACGACCTCCTCGACAGCCTCCTCGGCCTGACCATCGTCTACATCGCCCTCTCGCTCCCCTTCGCGATCTGGACCCTGCGCGGCTTCGTGCAGACCGTTCCCAAGGAGGTCGAGGAGGCGGCGTACATCGACGGCTGTTCCTGGCCGCGCATGTTCTGGTCGGTGCTGCTCCCGCTGGTGGCCCCCGGCCTCGTCGCGACGAGCGTCTTCGCCTTCATCACCGCGTGGAACGAGTTCGTCTTCGCGTACACCTTCATGAAGGGCGCCGACAACTACACGGCCGCCGTGGGCATTTACCAGTTCTTCGGCGAGAACTCGACGGCCTGGGGCCCGGTCATGGCCAGCTCCACCCTCGTCACCGTGCCCGTGCTGATCTTCTTCGTGATCGTCCAGCGCAGGCTGGCATCCGGTCTGGCGGCAGGGGCAGTAAAGGGCTGA
- a CDS encoding ATP-dependent 6-phosphofructokinase codes for MRIGVLTAGGDCPGLNAVIRSVVHRALVGHGDEVIGFEDGFKGLLDGHYRPLDLNNVSGILARGGTILGSARLERDRLREAAENCAELAQRYGIDALIPIGGEGTLTAARMLSDAGMPVVGVPKTIDNDISGTDRTFGFDTAVGVATEAIDRLKTTAESHQRVMVVEVMGRHAGWIALESGMAGGAHGICLPERPFEVDSLVKMVEERFARGKKFAVVCVAEGARPAEGSMPYEKGAVDQFGHERFTGIGTRLAIELETRLGKEARPVILGHVQRGGTPTAYDRVLATRFGWHAVEAAHRQDFGNMTALRGTDIVMVPLADAVTELKTVPEERMYEAESVF; via the coding sequence ATGCGCATCGGAGTTCTCACCGCGGGCGGCGACTGCCCAGGCCTCAACGCCGTCATCCGGTCTGTCGTGCACCGGGCCCTGGTCGGGCACGGGGACGAGGTCATCGGCTTCGAGGACGGTTTCAAGGGGCTGCTCGACGGCCACTACCGCCCCCTCGACCTCAACAACGTGAGCGGCATCCTCGCCCGCGGCGGCACGATCCTCGGCTCGGCCCGACTGGAGCGCGACCGGCTGCGCGAGGCCGCCGAGAACTGCGCCGAGCTGGCGCAGCGCTACGGCATCGACGCCCTCATCCCGATCGGCGGCGAGGGCACGCTCACCGCGGCCCGGATGCTCTCCGACGCGGGGATGCCGGTGGTCGGCGTACCGAAAACCATCGACAACGACATCTCCGGCACGGACCGCACCTTCGGCTTCGACACGGCTGTGGGCGTCGCGACGGAGGCCATCGACCGCCTCAAGACGACCGCCGAGTCGCACCAGCGCGTCATGGTCGTCGAGGTCATGGGGCGCCACGCGGGCTGGATCGCGCTGGAGTCCGGAATGGCGGGCGGCGCGCACGGAATCTGCCTGCCCGAGCGGCCCTTCGAGGTCGACTCGCTGGTGAAGATGGTCGAGGAACGGTTCGCGCGCGGCAAGAAGTTCGCGGTCGTCTGCGTCGCGGAAGGCGCGCGTCCGGCCGAGGGCTCGATGCCGTACGAGAAGGGCGCCGTCGACCAGTTCGGCCACGAGCGCTTCACCGGGATCGGGACGCGGCTGGCCATAGAGCTGGAGACCCGCCTGGGCAAGGAAGCGCGACCCGTCATCCTGGGCCACGTCCAGCGCGGCGGCACTCCGACGGCGTACGACCGCGTGCTCGCGACGCGCTTCGGCTGGCACGCGGTGGAGGCGGCGCACCGCCAGGACTTCGGGAACATGACGGCACTGCGCGGGACCGACATCGTGATGGTGCCGCTCGCGGACGCGGTGACGGAGCTGAAGACCGTGCCCGAGGAGCGGATGTACGAGGCCGAGTCGGTCTTCTGA
- a CDS encoding acetate kinase has protein sequence MTAPTRILVLNSGSSSVKYQLIDMADGSRLASGLVERIGEETSRVKHGDRETSGPIPDHEAALKAVSEELDTDGLGLDSPELAAVGHRVVHGGLKFTAPTLIDDEVLAEIERLVPVAPLHNPANITGIRTAQALRPDLPQVAVFDTAFHTTMPEYAARYAIDVETADAHRIRRYGFHGTSHAYVSRETAKLLGKAPEDVNVIVLHLGNGASASAVRGGVCVDTSMGLTPLEGLVMGTRSGDIDPAVVFHLSRVAGMSVDEIDVLLNKKSGMVGLCGDNDMREVVRRALAGDGAAQLAFGVYVHRLKKYIGAYSAVLGRVDAVAFTAGVGENSAPVREAAIDGLEELGFAVDADLNSVRSDEPRLISPDYARVAVAVVPTDEELEIAQQVYALVRT, from the coding sequence ATGACCGCCCCCACCCGCATTCTCGTACTCAACTCGGGCTCCTCCTCGGTGAAGTACCAGCTCATCGACATGGCGGACGGCTCGCGCCTCGCCAGCGGTCTGGTCGAGCGGATCGGCGAGGAGACCTCGCGCGTCAAGCACGGCGACCGCGAGACGAGCGGCCCGATCCCCGACCACGAGGCGGCCCTGAAGGCGGTCTCGGAGGAGCTCGACACGGACGGACTCGGCCTGGACTCCCCGGAGTTGGCGGCCGTCGGCCACCGGGTCGTGCACGGCGGGCTGAAGTTCACCGCGCCGACGCTGATCGACGACGAGGTGCTGGCGGAGATCGAGCGCCTGGTCCCGGTCGCCCCGCTGCACAACCCGGCGAACATCACCGGCATCCGTACCGCCCAGGCACTGCGCCCCGACCTCCCCCAGGTCGCCGTCTTCGACACCGCCTTCCACACCACGATGCCGGAGTACGCGGCCCGTTACGCCATCGACGTCGAGACCGCCGACGCGCACCGCATCCGCCGCTACGGCTTCCACGGCACCTCGCACGCCTACGTGTCCCGGGAGACGGCGAAGCTGCTCGGCAAGGCGCCCGAGGACGTCAACGTCATCGTGCTGCACCTCGGCAACGGCGCCTCCGCCTCGGCGGTCCGCGGCGGCGTCTGCGTGGACACCTCGATGGGGCTGACGCCGCTGGAGGGCCTGGTGATGGGTACGCGGTCCGGGGACATCGACCCGGCCGTGGTCTTCCACCTGTCGCGGGTGGCGGGCATGAGCGTGGACGAGATCGACGTACTGCTCAACAAGAAGAGCGGCATGGTCGGCCTCTGCGGCGACAACGACATGCGGGAGGTGGTGCGGCGGGCGCTCGCGGGCGACGGAGCGGCCCAGCTCGCATTCGGCGTGTACGTCCACCGCCTCAAGAAGTACATCGGCGCTTACTCGGCCGTTCTCGGCCGGGTCGACGCGGTGGCCTTCACTGCGGGCGTCGGCGAGAACTCGGCGCCGGTGCGCGAGGCGGCGATCGACGGTCTGGAGGAGCTGGGATTCGCGGTGGACGCCGATCTCAATTCCGTGCGATCCGACGAACCGCGTCTGATTTCGCCGGATTACGCGCGAGTAGCGGTGGCCGTGGTCCCCACGGACGAAGAACTGGAAATTGCCCAGCAGGTTTACGCCCTGGTTCGTACCTGA
- a CDS encoding sugar ABC transporter substrate-binding protein, whose translation MNRRVVAAGIALVIGMSATACGGDDSKDSAGGSATDGKGKTLTVWIMEGTNPDAKPFFKEAAAAFKKKTGADIKVEYQQWATAQKKFTTAIEGGPKQVPDVAEVGTTWVPQFADADALVDVTDKVKASGLSNDLVEGLKDAGTLDGKQYGMPWYAGVRSVLYRKDIFEKYNLKAPTTWKELQADAVTLKQKEPNMVSFPVAGGAEMFATTFIWGAGGELATESGGKWKSAINSPKAVEGIQFYTDLAKKDKVSPAKVNTWTEKEVGDAWKKGEVAMSISGNWTPKAFTDANPDLKGKLAAVPVPGENGGMSRSFLGGSYLSTFKGENQALAWEFVKMLTTGEFAAKWAEQTNYFPGQNSELKKVAAQKDPLVEPFATQMLEAGATVPKTKAYGEIQASQVIPKMIQSILNNKASVQEAADKAAGEMDAIFAKSE comes from the coding sequence ATGAACCGAAGAGTCGTCGCGGCAGGTATCGCCCTGGTCATCGGAATGTCCGCCACCGCATGCGGCGGCGACGACTCGAAGGACAGCGCCGGCGGATCGGCCACCGACGGGAAGGGCAAGACCCTCACCGTCTGGATCATGGAGGGTACGAACCCCGACGCGAAGCCGTTCTTCAAGGAGGCGGCCGCCGCCTTCAAGAAGAAGACCGGGGCCGACATCAAGGTCGAGTACCAGCAGTGGGCCACCGCCCAGAAGAAGTTCACGACCGCGATCGAGGGCGGCCCCAAGCAGGTCCCCGACGTCGCCGAGGTCGGTACCACCTGGGTGCCCCAGTTCGCCGACGCGGACGCGCTCGTCGACGTCACCGACAAGGTCAAGGCCTCCGGCCTCAGCAACGACCTCGTCGAGGGCCTCAAGGACGCCGGCACGCTCGACGGCAAGCAGTACGGCATGCCCTGGTACGCGGGTGTCCGCTCGGTCCTGTACCGCAAGGACATCTTCGAGAAGTACAACCTGAAGGCGCCCACCACCTGGAAGGAACTCCAGGCGGACGCGGTGACGCTGAAGCAGAAGGAGCCGAACATGGTCTCCTTCCCCGTCGCGGGCGGCGCCGAGATGTTCGCCACGACCTTCATCTGGGGCGCCGGCGGCGAGCTGGCCACCGAGTCGGGCGGCAAGTGGAAGTCCGCCATCAACTCGCCCAAGGCCGTCGAGGGCATCCAGTTCTACACAGACCTCGCGAAGAAGGACAAGGTCTCCCCGGCAAAGGTCAACACCTGGACCGAGAAGGAGGTCGGCGACGCCTGGAAGAAGGGCGAGGTCGCCATGTCCATCTCCGGCAACTGGACCCCGAAGGCCTTCACCGACGCCAACCCGGACCTCAAGGGCAAGCTCGCCGCGGTCCCGGTCCCCGGTGAGAACGGCGGCATGAGCCGCTCCTTCCTCGGTGGCTCGTACCTCTCCACCTTCAAGGGCGAGAACCAGGCGCTGGCCTGGGAGTTCGTCAAGATGCTCACCACCGGTGAGTTCGCCGCGAAGTGGGCCGAGCAGACCAACTACTTCCCCGGCCAGAACTCGGAGCTGAAGAAGGTCGCTGCCCAGAAGGACCCGCTGGTCGAGCCCTTCGCCACGCAGATGCTGGAGGCCGGCGCGACCGTCCCCAAGACCAAGGCGTACGGCGAGATCCAGGCCTCCCAGGTCATCCCGAAGATGATCCAGTCCATCCTGAACAACAAGGCGTCCGTCCAGGAGGCAGCCGACAAGGCCGCCGGTGAGATGGACGCGATCTTTGCCAAGAGCGAGTAA
- a CDS encoding GNAT family N-acetyltransferase, with product MKWELRAASAADLETIVELRAVVMRPDLERLGRFDEKRVRQRFRDAYAPEHASVIEVDGEFAGCVALRPDGDGLVLEHFFVDPRLQGQGIGAGVLTALLERADEAGLTVRLNVLQGSAARRLYERHGFALESEDPVDVFMVRHLV from the coding sequence ATGAAGTGGGAGTTGCGGGCCGCCTCGGCGGCCGATCTGGAGACCATAGTCGAGCTGCGTGCCGTCGTCATGCGGCCCGATCTGGAGCGGCTCGGCCGGTTCGACGAGAAGCGCGTGCGCCAGCGGTTCCGGGACGCCTATGCGCCCGAGCACGCCTCCGTCATCGAGGTCGACGGGGAGTTCGCAGGGTGCGTGGCCCTGCGCCCGGACGGCGACGGTCTGGTCCTTGAGCACTTCTTCGTGGATCCCCGCCTCCAGGGGCAGGGCATCGGGGCCGGGGTGCTCACGGCCCTGCTGGAGCGGGCCGACGAGGCCGGGCTGACGGTGCGGCTCAATGTGCTGCAGGGGAGCGCGGCCCGGCGGTTGTACGAGCGGCACGGGTTCGCCCTGGAGTCCGAGGACCCCGTGGATGTCTTCATGGTGCGGCACCTGGTCTGA